A genomic segment from Tissierella sp. encodes:
- a CDS encoding CsxC family protein produces MNHHVEGLNVSNVRLIDSSYGQSKKNTQSPAKQCNVSSPHDKFCVDVDSTVLDNCANTPVTPGGIRTGVIVKIPVVLAELTIRFNVNAFIRLPEPALEIKDIKKRLKITQCTLLQPTNILFIKGFVRKNIDYSTGECSNWKGVCGDLRHCTVDVPFECSTPVSFFTPPATLAVNSKSEFEFFKVSDLPNKHFAEKDDLLSGDLSEINQFMTENFNELPFCELVRARIFEFDEFINRERPHDAELPFEEKFFKKVEEKMVIELTLKVLQNRQVEIPSIGGTISPPCYTADENENED; encoded by the coding sequence ATGAATCACCATGTAGAAGGATTAAATGTTAGTAATGTACGTCTAATAGATAGTAGTTATGGACAATCTAAAAAAAACACACAAAGCCCTGCTAAACAGTGTAACGTTAGTTCACCACATGACAAGTTTTGTGTTGATGTTGATAGTACCGTTTTAGATAATTGTGCAAATACCCCAGTAACACCAGGTGGTATAAGAACGGGTGTTATTGTAAAAATACCTGTAGTATTAGCTGAGTTAACCATTCGATTTAATGTTAATGCATTTATTCGTTTACCTGAGCCAGCACTTGAGATTAAAGATATTAAAAAAAGACTAAAGATTACCCAATGTACGCTGCTTCAACCTACAAACATTCTATTTATCAAAGGCTTTGTTCGTAAAAATATAGACTATTCTACAGGAGAATGTTCAAACTGGAAAGGAGTATGTGGTGACCTTCGCCATTGTACTGTAGATGTTCCTTTTGAATGTTCAACACCGGTTAGTTTTTTCACACCACCTGCAACTCTTGCTGTGAATTCTAAGTCAGAGTTTGAGTTTTTTAAAGTAAGCGATTTACCAAATAAACATTTTGCTGAAAAAGATGACCTATTATCAGGAGATTTATCAGAAATTAATCAATTCATGACAGAAAATTTCAACGAACTTCCGTTCTGTGAACTAGTTAGGGCAAGAATTTTTGAATTCGATGAATTCATTAATCGAGAGCGTCCTCACGATGCTGAACTTCCTTTTGAAGAAAAATTCTTTAAAAAGGTGGAAGAAAAAATGGTTATAGAACTTACACTTAAAGTTTTACAAAACAGACAGGTTGAAATTCCATCCATTGGAGGCACAATTAGCCCACCTTGCTATACAGCAGATGAAAATGAAAATGAAGATTAA
- a CDS encoding NAD/NADP octopine/nopaline dehydrogenase family protein, protein MRRDLKFSIIGAGNGGMAMAAYLAMIGYEVNLYNRTLENIFSLIKSPIVSLTGEKEGFGVLNRVTNIMKEAIEGVDIIMVTVPAMGHYQMTMEMAPYLEDGQVIVLNPGRTGGALEVYETLRKQNCEKQVIVAEAQSFIYACRSTSTNSAHIFKMKKEVTIAAIPSYKTDYVINLLKHAYPQFIPAKDVLETSINNYGAIFHPAPTLLNSGHIERGAPFEYYTEGITPSIGEFLEKMDNERMEIGKILKVETLSAKDWLYETYGASGSNLYETVQNNPAYKGLQAPKGLSIRYIYEDVPYSLVPMSSLARELGIKTPAINSIINVAELMTGRNFFEEGRTIERLGLDGLSIYEMHRIAQVGKLDKKEEEVVA, encoded by the coding sequence ATGAGAAGAGATTTAAAATTTAGCATCATTGGAGCAGGAAACGGTGGTATGGCCATGGCTGCATATTTGGCAATGATTGGGTATGAGGTAAATTTATATAATAGAACCTTAGAAAATATATTCTCATTGATTAAAAGTCCTATAGTATCATTGACAGGAGAAAAAGAAGGGTTTGGAGTATTGAACAGAGTAACAAACATAATGAAAGAAGCTATAGAAGGTGTAGATATCATAATGGTTACAGTCCCAGCAATGGGTCATTATCAGATGACGATGGAAATGGCACCTTATCTAGAAGACGGTCAGGTAATAGTACTAAATCCAGGACGAACAGGAGGAGCTTTAGAAGTATATGAAACCCTCAGAAAGCAAAATTGTGAAAAGCAAGTAATAGTAGCAGAAGCTCAGTCTTTTATTTATGCTTGCAGATCTACATCAACTAATAGTGCCCATATATTTAAGATGAAGAAGGAAGTTACAATAGCAGCAATTCCATCATATAAAACAGATTATGTAATTAACCTACTAAAGCATGCATATCCACAATTTATTCCAGCAAAAGATGTACTTGAAACAAGCATCAACAATTATGGAGCAATATTCCATCCTGCACCAACATTATTAAATAGCGGACATATTGAAAGAGGCGCACCTTTTGAATATTATACAGAGGGGATTACTCCTTCCATAGGAGAATTCCTAGAAAAGATGGATAATGAGAGAATGGAGATTGGAAAGATTTTAAAGGTAGAGACTTTGTCAGCCAAGGATTGGCTATATGAAACATATGGAGCTAGTGGAAGTAATTTATATGAAACAGTGCAAAATAATCCGGCATATAAAGGTTTACAGGCGCCAAAGGGGTTATCCATCAGATACATATATGAGGATGTGCCATATAGCTTAGTACCTATGTCTTCATTAGCTAGGGAATTAGGGATTAAAACTCCAGCTATTAACTCAATAATTAATGTGGCAGAACTCATGACTGGTCGGAACTTTTTTGAGGAAGGTAGAACTATCGAGAGATTAGGACTAGACGGTTTATCTATATATGAAATGCATAGAATTGCACAGGTAGGCAAGTTAGATAAGAAGGAAGAGGAGGTAGTTGCCTAG
- a CDS encoding methionine synthase — MKKIIAGTLGNCVHVAGTMNYLNLAEKENYATEFIGIGKSVDELIEFIHEKKPDIVALSYRLTPEPLNKILEELKIKIENNKITGITWLFGGTEPTAIVAGKYKIFDKIFYGTEDIDEVIAYLKGKDYSNEESYPKEIISRIKSKYPYPILRHHLGLPTIEETVEAIEKVADAKVIDIISVAPDQNAQEFFFDQENMDERLNGAGGVPLRSKEDFKKLYTAAQRGNYPLLRSYSGTKNIIEFAEVLNESIDNAWCAVPLFWYSELDKRGPRELKDAIAENQQVMKWHGERNIPVEVNDPHHWSLRDAHDAISVAVAYIAAYNAKKMGVKDYIAQYMFNVPATISPEMDLGKMLAKIELIESLVDKDFNVYRQARAGLASFPTNLYQAKGQLAASAYLSMAIKPHIYHVVGFCEAHHAAKADDIIESAMIVRGIIKNEFLGSVDMAKDKNVLERKNVLIKEAKIIIDAIKSLNLKVEDPLSDPETLTEAVRVGILDAPQLIGSKVAKGQLKTRIVSGGLYCYDEKQGKIITEKERIDILTKETLNR; from the coding sequence GTGAAAAAAATTATTGCAGGAACTTTAGGTAATTGCGTTCATGTAGCAGGGACTATGAATTATCTAAACTTAGCAGAAAAAGAAAATTATGCTACTGAGTTTATAGGCATAGGTAAATCTGTGGATGAATTAATAGAGTTTATACATGAAAAGAAGCCAGATATAGTGGCCTTATCATATAGATTAACACCTGAACCACTGAATAAAATATTAGAGGAATTAAAGATTAAGATAGAAAACAATAAAATAACAGGTATCACTTGGTTATTTGGTGGAACAGAGCCTACAGCCATAGTTGCAGGAAAATATAAAATATTTGACAAGATATTTTATGGAACAGAAGATATTGATGAAGTTATTGCATATTTAAAGGGTAAAGACTACTCCAATGAAGAATCCTATCCAAAGGAAATAATATCAAGAATAAAATCTAAGTATCCATATCCAATATTAAGACATCATTTAGGATTACCTACCATAGAGGAAACAGTTGAAGCAATAGAAAAGGTTGCAGATGCAAAGGTAATAGATATTATATCAGTTGCACCTGACCAAAATGCACAAGAATTCTTCTTTGATCAAGAGAATATGGATGAGAGATTAAATGGAGCAGGGGGAGTACCCCTTAGAAGTAAAGAAGACTTTAAGAAACTTTATACAGCAGCTCAAAGAGGTAATTATCCATTATTACGATCCTATAGTGGAACAAAAAATATAATAGAATTTGCAGAAGTATTAAATGAAAGCATAGACAATGCTTGGTGTGCAGTTCCCTTATTTTGGTATAGTGAATTAGATAAAAGAGGGCCAAGGGAATTGAAAGATGCCATAGCTGAAAACCAACAGGTCATGAAATGGCATGGAGAAAGAAATATTCCAGTGGAAGTCAACGACCCACATCATTGGAGTTTAAGAGATGCCCATGATGCCATATCTGTGGCAGTAGCATATATAGCAGCATACAATGCAAAAAAAATGGGTGTAAAGGATTATATAGCACAATATATGTTCAATGTCCCAGCAACTATATCACCTGAGATGGATTTGGGCAAGATGTTGGCAAAGATAGAGTTAATAGAAAGCCTTGTGGATAAGGATTTTAATGTATATCGTCAAGCTAGAGCAGGTCTTGCAAGCTTCCCAACCAATTTATATCAAGCTAAAGGCCAATTAGCAGCATCTGCATATCTATCTATGGCAATAAAACCACATATATACCATGTAGTAGGATTCTGCGAAGCTCATCATGCAGCAAAAGCAGATGACATAATTGAATCTGCTATGATAGTAAGGGGAATAATTAAGAATGAATTCCTAGGATCTGTAGATATGGCAAAAGATAAGAATGTCTTAGAAAGAAAAAATGTATTAATCAAAGAAGCTAAGATTATTATAGATGCAATTAAATCACTAAATCTAAAAGTAGAAGATCCATTATCAGACCCAGAGACTTTAACAGAAGCAGTAAGAGTAGGGATATTAGATGCCCCTCAATTAATAGGCTCTAAAGTGGCCAAAGGACAATTAAAGACCAGAATAGTTAGTGGTGGCTTATACTGCTATGATGAAAAACAAGGTAAGATAATCACAGAAAAGGAAAGAATAGATATACTTACTAAAGAAACCTTAAACAGATAA
- a CDS encoding methyl-accepting chemotaxis protein yields MSELLDCFVKIAPYINSLTIDDIGVTVSDTKKYLTFVKGEHVPQLVEAGQSIPESTVVAKCMKAGKKVIDKVGAEVFGFPYIACGIPIREDNNIVGAVSFVISIEKQEKLLSLAEELSGGLEELTSISQLIDEDSDKLFNISSELLIKSNESKLHIDETDGVLRFIQNIAKQTNLLGLNASIEASRVGQEGRGFGVVAQEIRKLAINSSDSIQKIEEILKGIKETSREQDSIITEISSITKNQAEAIKSINGSIQQLYASINILVEDAKNLTN; encoded by the coding sequence TTGTCAGAATTACTTGATTGTTTTGTAAAAATTGCTCCATATATTAATAGTCTAACAATAGATGACATTGGTGTTACTGTCTCAGATACGAAAAAATACTTAACTTTTGTTAAGGGTGAACATGTACCACAGCTAGTTGAAGCAGGTCAATCTATTCCGGAAAGTACAGTTGTAGCAAAGTGTATGAAAGCAGGAAAAAAGGTAATTGATAAGGTAGGTGCAGAAGTATTTGGATTTCCATATATTGCCTGTGGTATTCCGATAAGGGAAGATAATAATATAGTAGGTGCTGTTTCTTTCGTTATTTCAATAGAAAAACAAGAGAAATTATTATCTTTAGCAGAAGAACTATCAGGTGGACTTGAGGAACTGACTAGTATATCTCAATTAATTGATGAAGACTCTGATAAACTCTTTAATATTTCAAGTGAATTACTAATTAAATCAAATGAATCTAAACTTCATATAGATGAAACTGATGGGGTTTTAAGATTTATTCAAAACATAGCTAAACAAACAAATCTACTAGGGCTAAACGCTTCAATTGAAGCATCAAGGGTTGGTCAAGAAGGAAGAGGATTTGGTGTAGTTGCACAGGAAATTAGAAAGCTTGCAATTAATAGCTCAGACTCAATTCAAAAAATAGAGGAAATTTTAAAGGGAATTAAAGAAACCTCAAGGGAGCAGGATAGTATAATTACTGAAATTAGTTCTATTACAAAGAATCAAGCAGAAGCCATAAAAAGTATTAACGGAAGTATACAACAATTATATGCCTCGATTAATATATTAGTTGAAGACGCTAAAAATTTGACTAATTAG
- the fabZ gene encoding 3-hydroxyacyl-ACP dehydratase FabZ produces MNKLLNIEDIMEIIPHRYPFLLIDKVLIEEIGVRGIGYKNVTMNEPYFQGHFPGMPVMPGVLIVESMAQVGAVILLSDEKYKGKTPYFAGINKVRFKRKVVPGDTLRMEVVLTRIRGSIGVGEGKAYVEDELACEGEFLFAIE; encoded by the coding sequence ATGAATAAATTGTTGAATATAGAAGATATAATGGAGATTATTCCTCATAGATATCCTTTTCTCCTTATAGATAAAGTTTTGATAGAAGAAATAGGGGTAAGGGGTATCGGATATAAAAATGTAACCATGAATGAGCCGTATTTTCAAGGTCATTTTCCAGGGATGCCCGTAATGCCAGGAGTTTTGATTGTTGAGTCTATGGCTCAAGTTGGAGCAGTAATACTTTTATCTGATGAAAAGTATAAAGGAAAAACTCCTTATTTTGCTGGAATAAACAAGGTGAGATTTAAGAGAAAAGTAGTACCAGGAGATACTCTTAGGATGGAAGTAGTATTGACTAGGATAAGAGGTTCTATAGGAGTTGGTGAAGGAAAAGCCTATGTAGAAGATGAGCTTGCCTGTGAAGGAGAATTTTTATTTGCTATTGAATAA
- a CDS encoding beta-ketoacyl-ACP synthase III — protein MKDIYVGISGVGSYLPEKVLTNHDLSKIVDTSNEWIVERTGIHERRIVEDNIANSHIATMAARNALEDGKINPEDIDLIIVATVTGDHAFPSTACIVQKNIGATKAAAFDINAGCSGFLYGLTMGESFIKSGMYEKVLVIGAETLSKILDWQDRNTCVLFGDGAGACILERCEEGFGILSSDLGADGSNGQVLTIPAGGSKLPTSLETVENRLHFIQMDGKEVFKFAVRVMEKASINALEKANLELDDLDFLIPHQANMRIIDAAAKKLKLDRDKVYVNLNKYGNMSSASIPVALHEAVKDKKIKKGDNVLLVAFGAGLTWASTTIKWNRREDI, from the coding sequence ATGAAAGATATTTATGTAGGAATTTCTGGTGTAGGTAGTTATTTACCCGAAAAGGTTCTTACAAACCACGACTTATCCAAAATAGTAGATACATCTAATGAGTGGATAGTGGAAAGAACAGGGATACATGAGAGACGAATAGTGGAAGATAATATAGCAAACTCTCATATTGCAACTATGGCAGCCAGAAATGCCTTGGAAGATGGAAAAATTAACCCAGAGGATATTGACTTAATAATAGTAGCAACTGTAACAGGAGACCATGCTTTTCCATCAACTGCGTGTATTGTGCAGAAAAACATTGGTGCAACAAAAGCAGCTGCCTTCGATATAAATGCAGGGTGCTCAGGATTTCTTTATGGATTGACTATGGGAGAATCTTTTATTAAATCTGGAATGTATGAGAAGGTATTAGTAATAGGTGCTGAAACCTTATCTAAAATACTTGATTGGCAGGACAGAAATACTTGCGTACTCTTTGGAGATGGTGCAGGTGCTTGCATTCTAGAAAGATGCGAAGAAGGATTTGGAATACTATCATCGGATTTAGGTGCTGATGGTAGCAATGGTCAAGTTTTAACAATTCCAGCAGGAGGTTCAAAATTGCCAACCAGTTTAGAAACAGTGGAGAATAGGCTTCATTTCATACAAATGGATGGTAAAGAGGTATTCAAATTTGCAGTAAGAGTGATGGAAAAAGCATCTATAAATGCTCTAGAAAAAGCTAATTTAGAATTAGATGATTTGGATTTCTTAATTCCTCACCAAGCAAATATGAGAATAATAGATGCTGCAGCGAAAAAATTAAAACTTGATAGAGATAAGGTATATGTAAACTTAAATAAATATGGAAATATGTCTTCAGCCTCAATCCCAGTAGCCCTTCATGAAGCAGTGAAGGATAAGAAGATAAAAAAAGGGGATAATGTACTTTTAGTAGCATTTGGAGCTGGTCTTACTTGGGCTTCAACAACTATAAAGTGGAATAGGAGGGAAGATATATGA
- the fabK gene encoding enoyl-[acyl-carrier-protein] reductase FabK, translating into MIWNTRITDILNIKYPILQGGMAWVATHELAAAVSEAGGLGIIGAGNAPPEFVKEEIRKLKELTDKPFGVNIMMLSPFAEDIVGIVCDEGVPVVTTGAGSPGKYIKKLKEHNVKIIPVVPTVSLAVRLEREGVDALIVEGTEAGGHIGELTTMALVPQVVDAVKIPVIAAGGIGDGRGFLAALTLGAEGVQIGTRFVCSTEAKVHINYKEAIVKSKDRDAQVTGRSTGHPVRALKNKFTKEFLELEKNNTPFEELELLGSGRLKLAVVEGDMDKGSLMSGQIAGLIKDIKPCREIIEEIVFSAEKRLYSLSSQKDGDING; encoded by the coding sequence ATGATATGGAATACCAGAATAACTGATATACTAAATATCAAATACCCCATATTGCAAGGAGGCATGGCTTGGGTAGCTACCCATGAATTAGCAGCAGCTGTATCAGAAGCAGGTGGTCTTGGAATAATCGGAGCAGGAAATGCACCACCAGAATTTGTTAAGGAAGAAATAAGAAAGCTAAAGGAATTGACGGATAAGCCATTTGGTGTAAATATTATGATGCTGTCACCTTTTGCTGAGGATATTGTAGGTATAGTATGTGATGAGGGAGTTCCTGTTGTAACTACAGGTGCAGGAAGTCCGGGGAAGTATATAAAAAAATTAAAAGAACATAATGTAAAAATCATACCTGTAGTACCTACTGTGTCTTTAGCGGTGAGATTAGAAAGAGAAGGTGTAGATGCCTTAATCGTTGAAGGAACTGAAGCAGGTGGGCATATTGGAGAGCTGACCACTATGGCTTTAGTACCTCAAGTAGTTGATGCAGTTAAGATTCCTGTTATAGCAGCAGGAGGAATAGGAGACGGAAGAGGATTTTTAGCAGCTTTGACTTTAGGGGCAGAGGGAGTGCAGATAGGCACTAGATTTGTGTGCTCTACTGAAGCCAAAGTCCACATAAACTATAAAGAAGCCATTGTAAAGTCAAAGGATAGGGATGCACAAGTAACTGGCAGAAGTACTGGTCATCCTGTTAGAGCATTAAAAAATAAATTTACAAAAGAATTTTTGGAACTTGAAAAAAACAATACTCCTTTTGAGGAACTAGAGCTATTGGGTTCGGGAAGATTAAAACTAGCTGTAGTAGAAGGGGATATGGACAAAGGCTCATTAATGTCTGGTCAAATAGCAGGTCTAATAAAAGATATTAAGCCATGCAGAGAAATAATTGAGGAAATAGTTTTTTCAGCAGAGAAAAGACTTTATTCGTTGAGCTCACAAAAGGACGGTGATATCAATGGATAA
- the fabD gene encoding ACP S-malonyltransferase, with translation MDKIAFIFPGQGSQYVGMGKDFYENFEESRKIFDEANEVLNMNLKEICFNGSEEDLRKTENTQPAILTTSIAILKALESMGIDCEYTAGLSLGEYSSLVMSGSLEFKDAIQLVKERGKFMQEAVPLGLGGMAAILGLDREKIPAIIENTKQYGIVEVANYNSPEQIVLSGELKAIEAACDEAVKAGAKKAVPLSVSAPFHSSLLLSAGERLENELSKIKIKDAKKKFISNVDAKLISCKHEIKHKLVNQVSNSVLWQQSVELMINDGVVTFIELGPGKSLSGFVKRIGKSMGKEVKAYSINDIDSFEETLSRVKAFAPIGEDHNLELRKNLGKSKQAIEKGRKPRWA, from the coding sequence ATGGATAAAATAGCTTTTATATTTCCCGGGCAAGGATCCCAATATGTAGGAATGGGCAAAGATTTCTATGAGAACTTTGAAGAATCAAGGAAAATATTTGATGAGGCAAATGAAGTTTTAAATATGAACTTAAAAGAAATCTGCTTCAATGGTAGTGAAGAAGATTTAAGAAAAACGGAAAATACTCAACCAGCCATATTGACTACAAGTATAGCAATCTTAAAAGCTTTGGAATCTATGGGCATAGACTGTGAATACACGGCAGGTCTTAGCTTAGGTGAATACAGTTCCTTAGTTATGAGTGGAAGCTTAGAATTTAAAGATGCTATACAGCTAGTAAAAGAGAGAGGCAAATTCATGCAAGAAGCTGTACCCCTAGGTCTAGGAGGAATGGCTGCAATACTCGGATTAGATAGAGAAAAGATACCAGCAATTATAGAAAATACTAAGCAATATGGAATAGTGGAAGTAGCAAATTATAATAGTCCGGAACAAATAGTTTTATCAGGAGAATTAAAAGCTATTGAAGCAGCATGTGATGAGGCAGTTAAAGCAGGAGCAAAAAAGGCAGTTCCATTATCTGTATCAGCACCCTTTCATTCTTCTTTACTCCTTTCTGCTGGAGAAAGATTAGAAAATGAATTATCTAAAATTAAGATAAAGGATGCTAAAAAGAAATTTATTTCCAATGTAGATGCTAAGCTCATATCTTGTAAACATGAAATAAAACATAAGCTAGTTAATCAAGTTAGTAATTCAGTCTTATGGCAGCAATCAGTAGAGCTTATGATAAATGATGGTGTAGTTACATTTATAGAATTAGGACCGGGTAAATCCCTCTCAGGCTTTGTAAAACGCATTGGTAAATCCATGGGGAAAGAAGTAAAGGCCTATAGTATAAATGATATAGATTCTTTTGAAGAAACCCTTAGTCGAGTAAAAGCCTTTGCTCCAATTGGAGAAGATCATAATTTAGAATTACGAAAAAATCTAGGTAAATCTAAACAAGCAATTGAGAAAGGAAGGAAACCACGATGGGCTTAA
- the fabG gene encoding 3-oxoacyl-[acyl-carrier-protein] reductase yields MGLNNKVALITGGSRGIGKEIALELARNGVHIAISYVNNIAKANEVVGEIKSHGVKAIAIGANVSVEEDVTEMIKVIEESLGTIDILVNNAGVTKDNLLIRMKSEDWDEVMDVNLKGTFLCTKAVSRIMMKKKYGKIINITSVVGIIGNAGQGNYSASKAGVIGFTKSMARELASRGIRVNGIAPGFISTDMTEVLKDEIKDTMLKAIPLNSFGNPRDIANLVVFLSSEKSDYITGQIINVDGGMAM; encoded by the coding sequence ATGGGCTTAAACAATAAAGTAGCCTTGATCACAGGAGGCTCAAGAGGAATAGGCAAAGAAATAGCCTTAGAATTAGCAAGAAATGGAGTTCATATAGCTATTTCTTATGTGAACAACATTGCAAAAGCTAACGAGGTAGTAGGAGAGATAAAGTCTCATGGAGTAAAAGCAATTGCTATTGGCGCAAATGTATCAGTAGAAGAAGATGTGACAGAAATGATAAAGGTCATAGAGGAAAGTCTTGGTACAATCGATATTTTAGTGAATAATGCTGGGGTTACAAAGGATAACTTACTCATTAGAATGAAATCAGAAGATTGGGATGAGGTAATGGATGTTAACCTGAAAGGAACTTTCCTTTGTACAAAAGCAGTATCTAGAATAATGATGAAGAAGAAATACGGAAAAATAATAAACATTACTTCTGTAGTAGGAATAATAGGAAATGCAGGTCAAGGAAATTACTCTGCTTCAAAGGCTGGTGTCATAGGATTTACAAAATCCATGGCAAGAGAACTAGCCAGTCGTGGCATCAGAGTCAATGGAATAGCACCAGGTTTTATATCTACAGACATGACAGAAGTATTGAAAGATGAAATTAAAGATACTATGTTAAAAGCCATACCTTTAAATTCCTTTGGGAATCCAAGAGATATTGCAAATTTAGTAGTATTTTTATCAAGCGAAAAATCAGACTATATAACAGGCCAGATAATAAATGTAGACGGCGGAATGGCTATGTAG
- the acpP gene encoding acyl carrier protein, with translation MIFDKVKAIIAEQLGVDDVESITGETSLMKDLEADSLDAVEIMMALEDEFGITIPDEDAEKFTNIGDIVTYVQGKVE, from the coding sequence ATGATATTTGATAAAGTAAAAGCAATTATAGCAGAACAATTAGGTGTAGATGATGTGGAGAGTATTACAGGAGAAACTTCTTTAATGAAAGATCTAGAAGCAGATTCATTAGATGCAGTAGAAATTATGATGGCTTTAGAAGATGAATTTGGAATAACTATACCAGATGAAGATGCAGAAAAATTTACAAACATTGGTGATATAGTAACCTATGTACAAGGAAAAGTTGAATAA
- the fabF gene encoding beta-ketoacyl-ACP synthase II — protein MRRVVITGLGAITPIGIGKENFWNSLIQGESGVGYITRFDASEFDTKIGAEVKEFNPSDFMDKKESRRMDRFTQFAVAGTKLALDDGKIDLSQLNLDKVGVVIGVGIGGMETMETEYGKLKDRGPSRVSPLFIPMMISNMAPGQISMAFGFRGPTMTITTACASSTHAVGESFRMIKSGNVDMIVAGGADASITPISVAGFCSMKALSTRNNDPTKASRPFDKERDGFVMGEGAGILILEELDHALARGANIYGEIVGYGSTSDAFHITQPDPEAKGASKAMELALEEARADYNEVGYINAHGTSTYFNDKLETLAIKNVFKDHAKDINISSTKSMTGHLLGAAGGIEAIAALMAIKEGVIPPTINYDNPDEECDLNYTPNVAVNRDVKYALSNSLGFGGHNATILFKKYID, from the coding sequence TTGAGAAGAGTCGTAATCACAGGATTAGGTGCTATAACACCTATAGGAATAGGTAAGGAAAACTTCTGGAACTCTTTAATACAAGGAGAATCTGGAGTTGGGTATATAACTAGATTTGATGCATCTGAATTTGATACAAAAATAGGTGCAGAAGTAAAGGAATTCAATCCATCCGATTTTATGGATAAAAAGGAATCAAGAAGGATGGATAGATTTACACAGTTTGCAGTAGCTGGTACAAAATTAGCTTTAGATGATGGAAAAATTGACTTAAGTCAGTTAAATTTAGATAAAGTTGGTGTTGTAATCGGAGTTGGAATCGGTGGTATGGAAACCATGGAAACTGAGTATGGAAAACTAAAGGATAGAGGACCAAGTAGAGTCAGCCCATTGTTTATACCTATGATGATATCCAATATGGCACCAGGACAAATATCCATGGCCTTTGGATTTAGAGGTCCAACAATGACAATAACCACAGCATGTGCTTCTAGCACCCACGCTGTAGGAGAATCCTTTAGAATGATAAAATCAGGAAATGTGGATATGATAGTTGCAGGTGGAGCAGATGCGTCTATAACACCTATTTCAGTAGCAGGTTTTTGTTCAATGAAAGCTCTTTCAACAAGAAATAATGACCCTACAAAAGCATCTCGCCCTTTTGATAAGGAAAGAGATGGATTTGTAATGGGAGAAGGAGCAGGTATATTGATATTAGAAGAGCTAGATCATGCACTAGCTAGGGGAGCAAATATATATGGTGAAATTGTAGGATATGGATCTACTTCAGATGCCTTCCATATAACACAACCAGATCCAGAAGCCAAGGGAGCATCTAAGGCAATGGAATTGGCATTGGAAGAAGCAAGGGCTGATTACAATGAAGTAGGATATATAAATGCCCATGGAACATCAACATATTTTAATGATAAACTAGAAACCCTAGCAATAAAAAATGTTTTTAAGGATCATGCAAAAGACATAAATATTAGCTCAACAAAATCAATGACTGGTCATTTACTAGGAGCTGCTGGTGGAATAGAGGCTATAGCAGCCTTAATGGCAATAAAGGAAGGAGTAATCCCTCCAACCATTAACTATGACAATCCAGATGAGGAATGTGACTTAAACTACACACCTAATGTAGCAGTAAATAGGGATGTAAAATATGCCCTATCAAATTCACTAGGATTTGGTGGACATAATGCAACGATATTGTTTAAAAAATATATAGACTAA